In Ignavibacteriales bacterium, the following proteins share a genomic window:
- a CDS encoding VOC family protein, whose amino-acid sequence MHQSTIAPSGSAPRLPVSAKIQYAHLRVVNLDRSLRFYEDLVGLVETGSDGKTLTLSAFGSSDPLLRLTEDTDAKPRQTRSPGLFHLALLYPSREHLAAAFKRLYVNRWPFQGFANHGVSEALYLADADGNGIELYSDIPRAQWPYRNGTLQMVTEHLDLDNLLSELNETDISETLTSEGLSIGHIHLQVSDLHRTEEFYHTKLGFDVVQRDFPGALFMSAGGYHHHIGANVWNSPGVSPALNNHLGLVQFGVSLGDKESREQLAARLRSTSHWVSDSDNAFVVRDADHLRIEIS is encoded by the coding sequence ATGCATCAATCGACAATAGCACCTTCGGGTTCTGCCCCGCGGCTGCCAGTGTCTGCCAAGATCCAATACGCACACCTCCGCGTCGTGAACTTAGATCGATCTTTGCGGTTTTATGAGGATTTGGTAGGACTTGTGGAGACGGGTTCAGACGGAAAGACGCTGACGCTCTCTGCTTTCGGGAGCAGCGACCCGCTTCTCCGGCTTACGGAAGATACCGACGCAAAGCCAAGGCAAACCCGTTCACCGGGACTTTTTCACCTTGCGCTTCTCTATCCAAGTCGCGAGCATCTCGCGGCAGCATTCAAGCGGCTCTATGTCAATCGATGGCCCTTCCAGGGGTTTGCCAACCATGGAGTCAGTGAAGCCCTCTATCTCGCTGATGCAGATGGAAACGGAATCGAGCTGTATAGCGATATTCCCCGGGCGCAGTGGCCTTACAGAAACGGGACACTACAGATGGTAACTGAACACCTGGACCTCGACAACTTGCTGTCGGAGCTCAACGAAACAGACATCAGTGAGACTCTGACATCAGAAGGCCTTTCCATCGGCCACATCCATCTTCAGGTTTCGGATCTTCATCGCACTGAGGAGTTTTATCATACGAAGCTGGGTTTCGATGTTGTGCAGCGCGATTTTCCCGGCGCTTTGTTCATGTCAGCAGGAGGCTATCATCACCACATCGGTGCAAACGTCTGGAACAGTCCGGGAGTTTCACCAGCACTCAACAATCACCTTGGTCTAGTGCAGTTTGGCGTCAGTCTGGGAGACAAAGAGTCACGCGAGCAACTCGCAGCCCGGTTGCGATCAACCTCCCACTGGGTTTCGGATTCCGACAACGCGTTTGTCGTACGGGACGCTGATCATCTACGAATTGAGATTTCTTAA
- a CDS encoding nitroreductase family protein encodes MTNPSEFETNAAFMPERLDTRAKLLELLAQRRSPRAFSESAIEPSKLVNLFEAARWSPSSSNEQPWRFIAATKEDTRVYAIIAESLMEANRRWAVRAPLLVVGMAQTTYLKSGKPYLHALYDLGQSVAHMTVQASALGLSVHQMGGFDANKLRSGFSIPEGYDIVIVLAIGYAEHPNTLPDDLRSREEAPRKRKPLEAIVFTDSWEKPSYLVEAQDVSLKIQSSSN; translated from the coding sequence ATGACCAATCCATCAGAATTTGAAACCAACGCCGCGTTCATGCCCGAACGGCTCGACACTCGGGCGAAGCTGCTCGAGCTTCTCGCTCAGCGCCGCAGTCCACGCGCATTTTCCGAGAGCGCAATCGAGCCATCGAAGCTCGTCAATCTTTTTGAAGCAGCACGATGGTCACCTTCGTCATCGAACGAACAGCCGTGGAGATTCATCGCAGCCACAAAAGAAGATACAAGGGTCTACGCCATAATAGCCGAATCTCTGATGGAGGCAAATCGCCGCTGGGCGGTTCGTGCGCCCTTGCTCGTTGTTGGCATGGCGCAAACAACCTATCTGAAATCCGGCAAGCCGTACCTCCATGCTTTGTATGACCTCGGCCAGTCGGTTGCGCACATGACGGTGCAGGCATCAGCGTTGGGTCTATCGGTTCACCAAATGGGAGGCTTCGATGCCAACAAGCTCAGGAGCGGATTCTCAATCCCGGAAGGATACGACATTGTGATCGTGCTTGCGATAGGATATGCAGAGCATCCGAATACGCTGCCGGATGATCTTCGGAGCCGTGAAGAGGCTCCGCGGAAGCGAAAACCGCTTGAAGCGATTGTTTTCACCGATTCGTGGGAAAAACCATCATACCTTGTAGAGGCACAAGACGTCTCGCTCAAGATTCAGTCGTCATCGAATTAA
- a CDS encoding YceI family protein, with protein MKRFKSLFFITLFGISSLFAQKAGWTLDKSHSSVGFSVKHMVISDVSGNFKDFDISFKSNKSDFTDASVDATIKVASINTDNEKRDGHLKTDDFFNAEKFPAITFKSTSFEKVGENKYKIAGDLTIRDVTKKVTFDATYNGSIKSPWGAEIYAWKATLPVNRFDFGLKWNKAIEAGGLIVGETVNITLNLELTKPAA; from the coding sequence ATGAAACGCTTCAAGTCCCTGTTTTTCATCACACTGTTCGGCATCTCATCTCTGTTCGCCCAAAAGGCGGGATGGACTCTTGACAAGTCCCACTCAAGCGTCGGTTTCTCGGTCAAGCACATGGTCATTTCGGATGTCTCTGGAAATTTCAAGGACTTCGATATCAGCTTCAAATCAAACAAGAGCGATTTCACAGACGCTTCCGTTGATGCAACGATCAAGGTGGCGAGCATCAACACGGATAACGAAAAGCGCGATGGCCACTTGAAGACAGACGACTTCTTCAACGCTGAGAAGTTTCCTGCCATCACCTTCAAGAGCACGTCCTTTGAAAAGGTCGGAGAGAACAAGTACAAGATCGCGGGTGACCTGACGATCCGCGATGTCACAAAAAAGGTCACATTCGACGCCACGTACAATGGCTCGATCAAATCCCCGTGGGGCGCTGAGATCTATGCCTGGAAAGCGACCCTGCCGGTGAATCGGTTTGACTTCGGCTTGAAGTGGAACAAGGCGATTGAGGCAGGCGGTTTAATTGTGGGGGAAACGGTAAACATCACCTTGAATCTTGAACTGACCAAGCCGGCAGCCTGA
- the mfd gene encoding transcription-repair coupling factor, with product MIEEIRKKIEGSEPFRNLLHRSKQLAAGENVAIRGINGSLMAFVAASLYDTRQTQVVLLTADKDRAEQLRDDCALLLGEHSVRLYAHGPSHKAAALDMTAPIAQVEALKALAAKETIVVVTSAEAITGLVPPPNEFKQRSFEITAGKDHPFEDLISQLIALGFERKDFVEEYGDFSVRGGILDVFPYVGDNPIRIEFWGDSIESIREFDALSQRSIRELQSASIVASLLPEQDGLAVHSSMLEYLANDALFIIDEPAAVQKEVEELFREGVQNILSWESLVEQSNHFPKILHSFISDSKHSEPIEFFSLQQPSVNGSIKVLLHQISELALEGNELVLVCDTHEEADRLKELLEEEFTTADSDGEESNTETAPAQAPHQPSYQMMTEALHLGFIYPPSRLALFTEHQVFGRLKRRGTSKRKRFKGFSQKEAQQLRRSDYVVHIDYGIGRFAGLQKLKVRGVDQEVMRVLYEGNDVLYVNLNFVNRVQKYASQEGHLPKLSKLGAPDWERLKSRARKRIKDIARELIALYARRRTEQGFAFAPDTHWQKELEASFMFEDTPDQAKATRDVKRDMELPSPMDRLICGDVGFGKTEVAVRAAFKSVLNGKQVAILVPTTILAQQHHNTFTDRVGRYSVRVESLSRFKSKKEQETTLEGLKAGTVDILIGTHRLLSKDVQFKDLGLLIIDEEHRFGVTAKEKLRHLRATVDTMTLTATPIPRTLQFSLMGARDLSLINTPPRNRLPILTEIAQFDPQLIREAILKELHRGGQVYFIHDRIHDIDDIQAMLHRKIPEAKFHVAHGQMKGHELEKAMMEFLEKKYDVLICTKIIESGIDIPSVNTIIINRADRFGLAELYQLRGRVGRSNEQAYAYLLTPPISSLPRITLRRLQAIQEFTELGSGFNLAMRDLEIRGAGNLLGAEQSGFIMEMGIEMYQRIVEEAVAELKEQEFEKLFQGAKAEARWRNGETTIDADVEAYIPDVFIESDSERLDFYRRLYGLSSDDEIQSMRDELRDRFGEYPEEVENLFGVVELKTIASKIGFTKVEILRNQLSLYFPSADEKKFYETDDGGVPPFQQIMSHISTLRQYRAHLKQDGKQLKLNATIPGGPDARALLASVKSLLTTFSTLSSGTA from the coding sequence CGCAGGAGAAAACGTCGCGATCCGGGGAATCAATGGTTCGCTCATGGCTTTCGTGGCAGCTTCGCTCTATGATACGAGGCAGACACAGGTAGTTCTGCTGACGGCCGACAAGGACCGTGCAGAACAACTGCGTGACGATTGCGCATTACTCCTTGGTGAACACTCGGTGCGATTATATGCCCATGGCCCGAGCCACAAGGCGGCCGCACTCGACATGACCGCTCCGATCGCACAGGTCGAGGCGCTCAAAGCGCTTGCCGCGAAAGAAACGATCGTCGTTGTCACGAGCGCAGAAGCGATTACCGGGCTCGTACCGCCTCCGAACGAATTCAAGCAGAGAAGCTTCGAGATCACGGCGGGAAAAGATCATCCCTTCGAAGATCTTATCAGTCAGCTGATAGCCCTCGGTTTTGAGCGGAAGGATTTCGTGGAAGAGTACGGGGATTTCTCTGTACGCGGGGGAATTCTCGACGTTTTTCCTTACGTGGGCGACAACCCGATCCGCATTGAATTCTGGGGGGATTCGATTGAATCGATCAGAGAGTTCGACGCTCTCTCCCAGAGATCGATCAGAGAGCTTCAGTCGGCAAGCATTGTCGCGAGTCTCTTGCCCGAACAAGACGGCCTGGCTGTACACTCGTCCATGCTCGAGTACCTTGCCAACGATGCGCTATTCATCATCGATGAGCCTGCCGCTGTTCAGAAAGAAGTTGAAGAGCTGTTCCGCGAGGGAGTGCAGAACATCCTGTCGTGGGAATCGCTCGTGGAGCAGTCGAATCACTTTCCGAAAATCCTCCATTCCTTCATAAGTGATTCAAAGCACTCCGAACCCATCGAATTCTTCAGTCTTCAGCAGCCGTCTGTGAACGGCAGCATCAAGGTTCTTCTCCATCAAATCAGCGAACTGGCCCTTGAAGGAAATGAGCTGGTCCTTGTGTGCGATACGCACGAGGAGGCAGACCGTCTCAAAGAGCTGCTGGAAGAGGAATTCACGACAGCGGATTCCGATGGCGAAGAATCGAACACTGAAACCGCACCAGCTCAGGCACCGCACCAGCCGTCCTATCAAATGATGACCGAGGCTCTGCACCTCGGCTTCATCTATCCCCCTTCCCGTCTCGCCCTCTTCACGGAGCATCAGGTATTCGGACGACTCAAACGGCGGGGGACCAGCAAGCGGAAGAGGTTCAAGGGATTCAGCCAGAAGGAAGCGCAACAGTTACGGCGGAGCGACTATGTAGTGCACATCGACTATGGCATTGGCCGATTCGCGGGATTGCAGAAACTGAAAGTCCGTGGAGTTGACCAGGAGGTCATGAGGGTTCTGTACGAAGGGAACGACGTTCTCTATGTTAACCTGAACTTCGTCAACCGTGTCCAGAAATACGCGTCACAAGAGGGACATCTTCCAAAACTTTCAAAGCTCGGGGCACCGGATTGGGAACGCCTCAAGTCCCGTGCACGAAAACGCATCAAAGACATCGCCCGTGAGCTTATTGCCCTCTACGCGCGCCGCCGGACCGAGCAGGGATTCGCTTTCGCTCCCGACACGCACTGGCAAAAAGAGCTCGAAGCGTCGTTCATGTTTGAGGACACACCCGATCAAGCCAAAGCCACGAGGGATGTGAAACGGGATATGGAACTTCCGTCTCCGATGGACAGGTTGATTTGCGGAGATGTCGGCTTCGGCAAAACGGAGGTCGCGGTCCGGGCGGCGTTCAAATCCGTTCTGAACGGCAAGCAGGTCGCCATCCTTGTCCCCACAACCATCCTGGCCCAACAGCATCACAACACGTTCACAGATCGTGTAGGGAGATACTCGGTACGTGTTGAATCGCTCTCGCGTTTCAAGTCAAAGAAGGAACAGGAAACGACACTCGAAGGATTGAAGGCGGGGACTGTCGACATCCTGATCGGCACCCACCGGCTGCTCTCCAAAGACGTGCAGTTCAAAGACCTGGGGTTGTTGATCATCGACGAGGAACATCGGTTCGGCGTCACCGCAAAAGAGAAATTGCGACACCTCCGGGCCACCGTGGATACGATGACACTGACGGCAACGCCGATACCGCGCACGCTGCAGTTTTCGCTCATGGGGGCGAGGGATCTCTCCCTCATCAACACGCCACCCCGTAACCGGCTTCCCATCCTGACGGAAATCGCTCAATTCGACCCGCAATTGATCCGCGAGGCCATCCTCAAGGAACTGCACAGGGGCGGACAGGTGTATTTCATCCATGACCGCATCCACGACATCGATGACATCCAGGCGATGCTCCATCGAAAGATACCTGAGGCGAAATTTCATGTCGCACACGGGCAGATGAAGGGGCACGAACTCGAGAAGGCCATGATGGAGTTTCTCGAGAAGAAGTATGACGTTTTGATTTGCACGAAGATCATCGAGTCGGGCATCGATATTCCCAGCGTCAATACGATCATCATCAATCGCGCAGACAGGTTTGGGCTTGCCGAACTCTATCAACTGCGTGGACGCGTTGGACGGTCCAATGAGCAGGCCTACGCGTATCTCCTTACTCCACCAATTTCGAGCCTGCCCCGTATAACACTGCGGCGATTGCAGGCGATACAGGAGTTCACAGAGCTTGGCTCAGGCTTCAACCTTGCCATGCGGGATCTCGAAATACGCGGGGCTGGCAACCTGCTCGGGGCAGAGCAATCCGGCTTCATTATGGAGATGGGGATCGAAATGTATCAACGAATCGTGGAAGAAGCGGTCGCCGAGTTGAAGGAGCAGGAATTCGAAAAGTTGTTCCAGGGGGCCAAGGCTGAGGCACGCTGGAGAAACGGCGAGACCACGATCGACGCCGACGTGGAGGCGTATATTCCAGACGTGTTCATTGAATCCGATTCAGAGAGGCTCGATTTCTACCGGCGGTTGTATGGTCTTTCGTCCGATGATGAAATTCAGTCCATGCGGGATGAGCTGCGTGACCGGTTTGGGGAATATCCAGAGGAGGTGGAGAATCTGTTCGGCGTTGTCGAGCTCAAGACTATCGCCTCGAAGATCGGCTTCACGAAAGTTGAGATCCTCCGGAACCAGTTGTCCCTCTATTTTCCTTCTGCAGACGAAAAGAAGTTCTACGAAACGGACGACGGAGGTGTTCCCCCATTCCAACAGATCATGTCTCACATATCTACGTTGCGCCAGTATCGTGCCCATCTCAAGCAGGACGGTAAACAGTTGAAACTGAATGCAACAATTCCGGGAGGACCCGATGCGCGCGCACTTCTCGCCTCGGTGAAGAGCTTGTTGACGACTTTCTCGACTCTCTCTTCCGGAACGGCATAG
- a CDS encoding thioredoxin family protein: MNQRDTTYAKWVGLAAAAFLVLGAVLEYWPASDSIKWLRFEEARGAAATQNKPIFVDVYADWCGPCKAMDKDVFPNDSVKNILTSRYIPAKIDGDDPVSGDTLKKQFGIRAYPTYIVLSPAGKERKRHVGFFPKTDLIKWLNDSVGVQILLWPDLQKATIVAQAQKRRIMVLILQSGDDIEAATAIIEDEEVARAIDKHFVPTLLVRGNIGEGKLLQQVGASPKTGMREVIVLENTGKAVGRFFMNFQMQYNRSLLASKLMELALKQTQ, from the coding sequence ATGAATCAGCGGGACACGACATACGCGAAATGGGTTGGGCTGGCTGCTGCGGCGTTCCTTGTCCTCGGAGCGGTGCTCGAGTACTGGCCGGCATCGGATTCAATCAAATGGCTCCGTTTTGAAGAGGCGAGGGGTGCGGCGGCAACCCAGAACAAGCCGATCTTTGTCGATGTATATGCGGATTGGTGCGGACCATGCAAAGCGATGGACAAGGACGTCTTTCCGAATGACTCTGTAAAGAACATTCTGACTTCTCGGTATATTCCCGCGAAGATTGACGGTGATGATCCGGTATCAGGCGACACGCTCAAGAAACAATTTGGAATCCGCGCATACCCCACGTACATCGTGCTGAGTCCCGCCGGGAAAGAGCGGAAACGCCACGTTGGTTTCTTCCCGAAGACAGACCTCATCAAATGGTTGAACGACTCTGTCGGTGTACAAATTCTCCTGTGGCCGGATCTGCAGAAGGCAACAATTGTGGCTCAGGCACAGAAGCGGCGGATCATGGTACTCATCCTGCAGTCGGGAGATGACATCGAGGCTGCTACTGCGATCATCGAAGATGAAGAAGTCGCACGCGCCATAGACAAGCACTTCGTTCCTACGCTTCTCGTGAGGGGTAACATAGGAGAGGGGAAGCTCCTTCAACAGGTTGGGGCGTCTCCGAAAACGGGAATGAGGGAGGTTATCGTACTCGAGAACACCGGCAAAGCAGTGGGACGATTCTTCATGAATTTCCAGATGCAATACAACCGCTCGCTCCTCGCCTCCAAATTGATGGAGCTCGCGTTGAAACAGACCCAGTGA
- a CDS encoding GIY-YIG nuclease family protein, whose product MKRQFTKEAVAALPNSPGVYLFYGSLNELLYVGKSKTIRTRVRSHFSSPDERWLCRKVTRVEVRETAGELGALLLESQLIKELRPMFNVASRERRRIIIARPATNAHGYTVVNLDAVDFLDVKKAEPILGVFKHKTQAKEYLDLIAKAHRLCPKLLRLEVARGCCFSYHLGQCDGACVGEEDPAAYNARVEEAFEVRRIKAWPYEAGVVVEECSKDNSRREFFLIDNWCLVTSFKSVGDGFEKSAHVQHRFDYDSYKILFSYMMDPGNHESIRPYGRKEFENIRRAGIR is encoded by the coding sequence ATGAAACGTCAATTCACAAAAGAAGCCGTCGCTGCTCTCCCGAACTCGCCCGGAGTGTATTTGTTCTACGGTTCGCTCAACGAACTCCTCTACGTCGGCAAGAGCAAAACGATCCGGACGAGGGTGCGATCGCATTTCTCATCTCCGGACGAACGATGGCTTTGCCGTAAGGTAACGCGGGTGGAAGTTCGCGAAACCGCCGGTGAGCTTGGAGCGCTTCTCCTGGAGTCGCAGCTGATCAAGGAGCTGCGGCCAATGTTCAATGTCGCTTCACGCGAACGACGACGAATCATCATCGCCCGCCCGGCGACAAACGCTCACGGTTACACCGTTGTGAATCTTGATGCTGTGGATTTTCTGGACGTGAAGAAGGCAGAGCCGATCCTGGGCGTGTTCAAGCACAAGACGCAGGCAAAGGAGTATCTCGATCTGATCGCCAAGGCTCACCGATTGTGTCCAAAGCTCCTCCGACTCGAAGTTGCCCGGGGCTGCTGTTTCTCTTATCACCTCGGACAATGTGATGGAGCGTGCGTGGGTGAAGAGGATCCAGCCGCCTACAACGCTCGTGTCGAGGAAGCATTCGAAGTACGTCGCATCAAGGCGTGGCCCTACGAGGCGGGTGTGGTGGTGGAAGAATGTTCAAAGGACAATTCACGGCGGGAGTTCTTCCTCATCGACAACTGGTGCCTTGTGACAAGCTTCAAATCAGTTGGCGATGGTTTTGAAAAAAGCGCCCACGTTCAGCACCGTTTCGACTACGACAGTTACAAGATCCTCTTCAGCTATATGATGGACCCCGGGAACCACGAATCGATCAGACCGTACGGCCGGAAGGAATTCGAGAATATCCGCCGCGCCGGAATTCGATAG
- a CDS encoding ABC transporter ATP-binding protein, which yields MEARPAAVQAENISKTYSPRSKNAVFALKGVGFRVEQGEIVGLIGPNGAGKSTLLRILLGFLNADDGGSISILGDHPESLATRKHTGYQADSHFRSNTLSTRTFLELHALLAGNPAPREEVDGILSHFNLTNAAVRKLSALSKGMRQKIELAVAFVGSPKVVFLDEPTASLDPPSVFELREYLTQQKAKGTTVFFSSHNLTEVENVCDRVLFILDGNLVAEHSLAGTPPGFLEESFRKHLVERKGT from the coding sequence ATGGAAGCACGTCCCGCAGCAGTTCAGGCCGAGAACATCAGCAAGACTTATAGCCCAAGGTCGAAAAACGCCGTTTTCGCACTCAAAGGCGTCGGCTTCAGGGTCGAGCAAGGCGAGATCGTCGGCCTCATCGGGCCTAACGGTGCCGGCAAATCGACACTTCTCAGGATTCTTCTCGGGTTCCTGAATGCCGATGACGGCGGCAGCATCTCTATACTCGGCGACCATCCGGAATCGCTGGCCACACGCAAGCACACAGGCTACCAGGCCGACTCGCATTTTCGCTCCAACACTCTTTCCACACGAACGTTTCTGGAGTTGCACGCGCTCCTGGCCGGGAATCCCGCACCGAGGGAAGAAGTCGACGGAATCCTGAGCCACTTCAACCTTACCAATGCGGCCGTACGAAAACTCTCAGCGCTCTCGAAAGGCATGCGCCAGAAGATCGAACTGGCAGTCGCGTTCGTCGGTTCACCAAAGGTCGTGTTCCTCGATGAGCCAACCGCTTCGCTTGATCCTCCATCGGTCTTTGAACTGAGGGAATACCTGACGCAGCAGAAAGCAAAGGGAACGACAGTCTTTTTCAGTTCCCACAACCTCACTGAAGTCGAAAACGTGTGCGATCGCGTTCTCTTCATTCTGGACGGAAACCTGGTTGCCGAACACTCGCTCGCAGGCACTCCGCCGGGATTCTTGGAAGAATCATTCAGAAAACATCTGGTCGAAAGGAAGGGAACGTGA
- a CDS encoding MarR family transcriptional regulator, translated as MMRTTEQYGKKTDLALSMWVKLARASSTFGRLTGKDIERYGLTQPQFGVFELLGHLGPLTIGEVGRKMLVTGGCVTVILDNLEKEHFVERTRSAEDRRVIKVQLTEKGQRLFKEVFEQHAQRVTELASVLTADEQVQLSQLLRKLGLALKEMQ; from the coding sequence ATGATGAGAACGACAGAGCAGTATGGAAAGAAGACAGATCTGGCGCTCAGCATGTGGGTGAAGCTCGCACGTGCATCGTCGACGTTCGGCCGCCTCACTGGAAAGGACATAGAACGCTATGGACTGACTCAGCCCCAGTTTGGCGTATTCGAACTCCTGGGTCATCTCGGCCCGCTGACAATTGGCGAGGTGGGCAGGAAAATGCTCGTCACAGGCGGCTGTGTGACCGTCATTCTCGATAATCTGGAGAAGGAACATTTCGTCGAGAGAACCCGGAGCGCAGAAGACCGCCGGGTCATCAAAGTGCAGCTGACTGAAAAGGGGCAGCGTCTATTCAAGGAAGTATTTGAACAACACGCGCAACGCGTAACAGAACTTGCATCGGTCCTCACTGCAGATGAACAGGTTCAGCTCTCACAACTACTCAGGAAACTGGGACTAGCACTCAAGGAAATGCAATGA
- a CDS encoding DUF5009 domain-containing protein, whose translation MAQPIPAKTSGRLLSLDVFRGATVAGMMMVNNPGSWSEIYPPFKHAAWNGWTFTDLIFPFFLWIVGVAMTYSMSKRVEQGADRNKLMLHAFQRAVTILVIGLFLNGFPFGLIFGHHFSFAAWRLPGVLQRIAICYFIASVIILYASTLWQIRWTVLFLIVYWVLIKTVPVPEFGAGILEPKGSLVWYIDSTVLSGHTWAGAPAPGFDPEGLFSTLPAIATTLFGVLTGHFIRSKRTQEEKAAWMFIAGNTLIFMGLLMDNWLPINKNLWTSTYSVFMAGLALNIFAFCYWLIDVKGYKRWTKPFEIYGLNAITMFFLAGFIGRLTGLIKWAGADGTPISLKGWYYQAFFLPIGDPMFASFLHSVAFMLFLYLIAYIMYKNNLVIKV comes from the coding sequence ATGGCACAACCAATTCCTGCCAAAACCAGCGGCCGCTTGCTTTCGCTGGATGTGTTTCGGGGCGCCACCGTTGCCGGTATGATGATGGTGAACAACCCCGGCAGCTGGTCGGAAATCTATCCTCCCTTCAAACACGCAGCGTGGAACGGATGGACATTTACCGACCTTATTTTCCCCTTCTTCCTCTGGATTGTCGGCGTCGCGATGACGTACTCAATGTCGAAACGCGTCGAGCAGGGGGCTGATCGCAACAAACTGATGCTCCATGCCTTTCAGCGCGCCGTCACAATCCTGGTGATCGGTCTTTTCCTCAATGGTTTTCCATTCGGCTTGATATTCGGACACCACTTCAGCTTCGCAGCATGGAGGCTTCCGGGGGTCCTGCAAAGAATTGCCATCTGTTATTTCATCGCTTCGGTTATCATTCTGTATGCGAGCACGCTCTGGCAGATACGGTGGACGGTGTTGTTCCTTATCGTGTACTGGGTCCTGATAAAAACAGTGCCCGTACCGGAGTTTGGCGCAGGCATCCTTGAACCCAAAGGCAGTCTGGTGTGGTACATCGACTCAACGGTTCTGAGCGGACACACCTGGGCGGGCGCCCCGGCTCCCGGATTCGATCCTGAAGGGCTGTTCAGCACACTCCCGGCAATTGCGACAACACTCTTCGGCGTCCTCACCGGTCATTTCATCCGTTCAAAGCGGACGCAAGAGGAGAAGGCGGCCTGGATGTTTATTGCGGGGAATACATTGATATTCATGGGCTTGCTCATGGACAACTGGCTGCCGATCAACAAGAATCTCTGGACAAGCACCTATTCGGTTTTCATGGCGGGCCTGGCGCTGAATATCTTCGCATTCTGCTATTGGCTGATCGACGTGAAAGGATACAAACGGTGGACGAAGCCATTTGAGATTTACGGGTTGAACGCCATCACCATGTTTTTCCTCGCAGGGTTTATCGGACGGCTGACGGGACTTATCAAGTGGGCAGGTGCAGACGGGACTCCAATCTCGCTCAAGGGATGGTACTATCAGGCTTTCTTCCTGCCAATCGGCGATCCAATGTTTGCTTCATTCCTGCACTCTGTCGCCTTCATGCTCTTCCTGTACCTGATTGCATATATCATGTACAAGAACAACCTCGTCATAAAAGTGTAG